The following DNA comes from Cheilinus undulatus linkage group 4, ASM1832078v1, whole genome shotgun sequence.
AGGACCGATGTGTAttgttatgtttgtttgtttttattttagatatgaTGAGATGGGAGTGCTTTTCACAGTGGTAGTCAGTGAGAACACGCTGGAGAGTGGCCTCCTTCAAGTACGCAACCGAGACACCACCATCAAAGAGATGATTCACGTCTCTGAGATCAAGAAATTCCTCTTGAGATATATTTCTGCTGCTGACAACATTTGAGTGGACCTTTTGGTTGTgcaactaaaatgatttttttgtatattgtAGAGCATCAGTGTCTCATCTATCTTAACAATGCACATGTACAAGTCAGAGACTACCACAGAGATATACTTCTGGTGAACAGAGAATTAAATGAAAacgatttttttcttctgaatgaCTTTTGCCAAGTATGACACAACGGGAATCTTTCTTTTACTCTGGTTAATTTAGATTTCTTTTGGTAATTCTGTATCTCACATTAGATCATTTTGGATTTAAGGGTAATAACTAAGACACTTTAACCACAGACAGTATTTAGATGTATACAGATTAGTAGATTTAAACTCATTCTTTAACCTCATCTCAGTTCTTCACTTTTGCTGTTTAACCTACTCTGTATAACTATGTCGTTTATCTGCGTGTGATTTTGAACACAGGAATTCTAGAAAAACATGttatttctctgtgttttttaataaatcattcaaaattttctctcgtatttgattttttgtgatatttcttGCATTCGTTTTATTAATAGTTTTGTAAACTGCATTCCAAATACCTGAGAGTACAGAAACTGTTCTGAAAGCAACTTTACGTTAAAGTCCGTTTTTGTTGTTGGCTTTAAACATTATTAGccaaatttatttttcaaccatGTTCAACAGGGACATTCAATCAGtgaaaatttgtttctttgttctaTTTCCAGTAAAATGTTTGGATAAGAATGATCGCAAAATGTGGGTCCAGTTCTATCATTTTAAATCTCGCGAGAATTCGGTTTTGTTTCGCCCCTCCCAGTGCCGTTATTGGTCTTCTGACTGAGCATGTGTGTAGCACCTCCTAGCTGTTAGCATTTAGAGATGGCCGCAGACAAGCAAAATGAAGCTAAAGTTCCCTCCAtggatgaaaataaagaaaattcgCCGGACGGAGGACTTGGACTGGAAAGTATCCTTTACACTACCAAAAGAGCTGACgcagtttgtgtttgttgttgagAAACAATGTAAGCGTGGGTAGCTAGCTGTGGGTCGTTAGCATGGCCAGAGGATAAAGCTAGCTGGCGTTTTAGGCTACGTGTCATACTGAAGCAACTGTTTCTGACTGGCGTTAAAGCTTAAATATTGTGCCTGTCAGAACCGTGTAAGTCCAAGAACCCTACATTCAAATGGTATGATGAATTGAGCGTGTTGAATTTCATTGTAGCTGTGGCAGTCTGTTTCAGTTGAAGCTGGTTTACTGTTTGTGCAGCAAAAAACAGTACTACTGTCTGTCCCGTGTCTGTACATTCACACTCATACTTGAACGTGTGTGAATTGTCCCCCAAGTGCCAGAGTGTGAGGTGTAGTAGAACAGGTTGTTCCTTAACATTAAATCGCAGTTTTGCAAATAATCAAGGagtcacagcagcagcatggcCTCAGACATGGAGACTATCAGAGATACAGGTAAGTTGTTTCCAGTCATTCATGACCTTTACATCCAAATCAACTCCTACAATACCGTCAGTGAGCCGCCTTGTATTGTATAATGTATCTGTTTGCAAGGATTACATGGATTGCTGTTTATCATACATCACAACCCTTTCTGCCGATTCTCAACTCTTCTTTTGCGTGTAAATGATCGTTATGAATAGAAACCTCTTCTGCCATATGGTTCCTATTAAACCACCAAAGGTGAACAGAGCTATCTAAACCTTATAGAGGAGCATGCAGGATATTTTCCAGTTTACTAGAAAAGTGAACAAAACCCTGCCGTGAAGCAAAGACAAGTAAAACAGActatgaaaaaacacatttgcatCCCTAGCAATGATAAATACCTAAGTTAAAAACCTAAACTCAGTATATACAATGTTGAGGTGAAGGGATGATAAACATTTTATGGCATAACTTCTGTATGACACCTTTGTAAACTGTACAACAAATGCATGGCCGATTAAATGATTGTACATACTGTAACCAGCACTGACTGAAAGTGGCTTAAGTAAAAATgcagaagaaaacatttttgtgttttttaaggaatTGTGTCGTCTACATTgccattacattacatttataTTGACTTGGTTTAGTGAATGTTTTGTGTACTGTTGCACATAAAGATATACATTTCCCTGCCAGCATTATTCTGTAGTGAGTGTAatgtaaccatttttttctccccatgtCCAGGGGCTACTGCTCCCGCAGACTGCGACGCCTGCGTAAAACTCTTGGCTTCAAGATGGGCAACAGACACAAGtttgttgggaaaaaaataacagtggaAATACTTTCTGACAGCAGGTGAGGAAAGACTCTTCTGTGCTGGACTTAAATGCAAAGTTCAGCTGGCTGATTGAATGAAATAGTTCAGTGTAAAGGTGCATCTTAAAAAAATTGGAATatcatgtaaatgttttttttcctgttatttacttttaaaagttaTAATTTTATAAAGTCTAGATTTATCTCATAAAAAGTATTccaagactgtttttgttttatcttgaTGGTTACAGATAAAAGtcacgaaaaaaaaaaaaaaccattatCCCCAAATAATAGAATATTGtgggaaaagtccaatttgcaaaggttttccTAAGccatatttctctctctctggtccagtacacacaactgcaatcattgGGGTGACTGTTGACTTTACagttgtccagaggacaatcattgaATCCCTCCATTAAGAGGGTAAGCCACTGCTGAAGGGCAGGCTGttttcagaggctgtatcaaagcatattaaAGGAAAGCTGACTGAAAGAGAAAGGTGTGTCAAGAAAAGGGCCAAAAGCAACTGGGATGAGTTCAGCCTTTAGAGGGTTGTCAAACAAAGTAACTCCATAGAgcagactgaggctggagtcagtggatcaagagccaccaaacacagacaggtccagAATATGGACTACAAGTGTTCATAGTGCCAAGCCACTCCTGGAGCACAGATGTTATAAacttctcacctgggctaaggagaaaaggATCTGGACTGTTTcacagtggtccaaagtcctgttttcagatgaaattcAATTTTGagttcaatttcaaaataaatgtcctAGGGTCTGGAGgcagatcagagaggcacaggaTCCaaagtgcttgaagtccagtgaaatatttcactttttatgagCGGTATCTATTTATGGAAGTGTCACTTCCTGAGTCAAACCACGGGTAAAAAGAAACCTTTTcattatattcttttttttttttagatgcacttgTATAATGAATGTGTGTTTGGCTTGGAATAATGAAAACGCCTCTGCAGAGTCTGtccttttttccccccagtATTGGTGTCATTTTACTACCTACCATATGATAGAAATCATTGCGAAATCAAAGAATTGAAGCAGATATTCCAAGAAATGTATCCTCTTAAGATTATGAATAACTACCACCTCTTTGACAGGAGttcaaaaatgtaatgtgaGGAAAAACTTTCAGCAGACAACTAATggctaactttcctctgttcagGTACCTGTTGCTGGTTTTGATGGAGGCAGAGCGTGCATGGAGTTATGCCATGCAGCTGAAGCAAGAGGCCAACACAGAGCCCCGTAAACGCTTCCACCTTTTGGCAAGACTACGTAAGGCTGCAAAGCACAGCGAGAAGCTAGAGAAACTCTGTGAGAGCCCTCGGGTGGATGCCAAGACTAAACTAGAGGCACAGGTGTGTAGTCCAGAAAAATGAGCAGTAAGCAATATGTCCTActgaaattttcaaatcgcatatgcaatatttctttaacctgaaatatcAAGATACCAGTGCAGTACAGTTTATTCTTTTGCAGCTGAAATGTTATGCTccacacatcatgcaaacatttaggggtctttttgaaaatattttactaaaaccctacttccttgtttttgtatatgtttttcttattaaaaatgagagACATAAAATGACAATTCCCTTCAACAATTCActgaatttgcaatatgagtccaaataaattcaattagatattttttttcaaaatggttCAGCCCTGGCTAATCTTTCTGGGGATGTTTTGTTATATTATTGTTTGATTTGTAGCCTGTGTTTGTAAAAGAAATACAGATGTGgaactaaaaaaataatgcatattaaattgcagtCAGGACAGTGGGGAAAATATCATTCAGATTATTTacccaaatggttcagcccCAGTTCCATGTATGAAATTCTTAACATTGTGGAAACAGAAACATGCAAAGACAGGTAACATGAAGCCAAAATCTGCATTTATTCTAGGCCTACACTGCATACCTGACTGGTATGGTGGAGTTTGAGCTTCAGGAGTGGAAGCGTGCCATGGAAGCCTTCAATAAGTGCAAGTGAGTCTTAACACCTTCAGGTGGTATTGTATTAATATGATCAGTACGTGTTTGTCATCAAATTATATGACTGTTGGAAATTCATTGTTTGTCTGTCAGGACCATTTATGAGAAGCTGGCCAGTGCGTTCACTGAAGAGCTTGCTGTTCTGTATCGCCAGCGTGTGGACGAGATTTCTCCCAACATCCGATACTGTGCTTATAACATCGGTGAGTAGCAAAAGATACACAAATGGCAAAAGAAGCAGCTTCCCCACATCTTAGCATTTTGTGTACCTGTCTTTTCCTCCACTGTATTGCAGGTGATCAGAATGCCATCAATGACTTGATGCTGATGAGACTgacaggtggaggaggaggcatGATGGCTGAGAAACTAGAGGTAAACACAAGAGTTGGACATTATTTTATACACTTGTATCATTATTCACTGTTCATATACAGGTACTGCAAAATATGACTCTAtgacagagaaacacacacttGGTCGCCgtatgaaatatattttaaaaatggttttgaATTATAACATAATTTCAGACGACTGaatgttatttttataaaaCCCAAAGATGTTCAACATTAAAATTCTCGTGTTCTTGCATTTCCCCTTAGGCTCTGATCACTCAGGCCAGAACCAAGCAGGCAGCCACCATGAGTGAGGTGGAGTGGCGAGGGCGAACAGTGCCTGTTAAGATTGACAAGGCCCGCGTCTTCCTTCTGGGTCTGGCAGACAACGAGGCAGCTATTGCTCAGGTTGGTATTTACACGCTATTATATTCCTGTTTGCtactttgttttaaaacattggCATCCTTATTAGTCTGCACTATAATTACTACTCccttttgattaaaaagtgtTTCTCGTATTTTTGTTTCTAAACTGTAATGCAATGTAAtgggtttagctttatatttttgctttgtttagccatgctaaatgttaacgctgtaaaccagaaatcaattcttctttacTGCCGGAAAGCGCTGCCTGCACAAGCCACCATCTTCAGAACAGCAGCAAAGAAGCAAAGGACCTTctacagcagcaaagaatgaaagctgcgtgacagtttttctgaATGTGATCGTAAAAATGCTTTCCAGACTGGCGCTGTCATACATgacagaaagtgacacagagttgctgcctcttacttgtttttcctcttgaagctagccgttgtgcctTCCCATTCACACTATTGATGGCCTTTAATCcattgcagcagcagcatggaactcgtgtgacttttcaGGGctttaaatccacaccagtaaaccagaTATTTAAcaccttttatccattttaatccagttacaatcatttattaccgctagcttGAACGCTAACCatcatatttttaccctttgtgagggtctgtaaGCCAATAGCaagctgttctgtaatcacgttatgctgcctgaatagagcataaaggagagagagagacagtgcctgtgatgcagccccctgtattattgttattttaatatttagcagtcaAAATCaatcagcagaaaaatgaattcagggtcacagagatgctgtacattatgattctatttgttgagccatgttctgagtcaaatataggtctaaaatattttgctagtctgcacagtcagtccagaaaatTCCACTGATATTGGATCAGTCCTCAGTATTGAAATTGGTAGTTGGAAGGAAAAATTGGTACCAGAACATCTCTACTCTCTGGCCTGTTATAATAgactagtgttaatcattaatattataataaggCCTTCTCTCCTCACTTTACTCCCCAGATGCAAACCAGCACCATGGAAAGCTGGCATCCCATTTCACAGTTTGGCAGCATTTTGACCAAGAAATTGTAGGTCAACTTGTATGTAGATTGTGTAAGGTTAATCTGTCATGTCAGTTAGGGCACTTTGCAGTCACATTTAGTACAGGCATGTGGATGTTATTTTGCCAGAGGGACCCAAATCAGCTTTGCTAACAATcctaacattagccacactcTGCAATCCTATTTGAGAGTTTACCCATAAAGTTATGCACAGGACAAAATGCCACATATTTTATCAGCCTTTTTTAATGGCATCCAGCCCAATTACATCAGAGGTCAGCTCCAGTAATTAAGACCAGTGTTTCTTAGTTTATCATGGTTACTCATACTACCCCACCTCAGATATTAGGTGTCTGACCCCCTCTTCCTTCCTTCATATTCTGAAAATTCCTTAGACTACCAACAGGTGACACTCTCCTTTACACTTGTATGTGTTATACAGAGCCACCACAGCTCATTCCTCACACTTTTAGACATCCAAAGGCCCAGCACACCCTCCCAGACACACCTGACACACCTATAGCCACTCAGTACTGTGGCATGCAGCCTTTCTGATCGCACAACTGCATTCTGTTCATTTCAACCCACACATGAATACAGAACAACACCCATCAGGAGTATTAGTGGGGCGGATTAGTGCTATTATCTCAGAACACCTTTGTGTTTCAAAGAGGCCCTTTTAGGAACAAACTGTGGTGTTGAAGTCCACTGTTAAGCAAATGGTGACTGAATATGTtaaatcctacttttttgatTATTGCAAGGCATTCCTAATGAATAAAAAGTCGCAATTCCTAAACAGTTGTTGGCTTAATCATGCTTAGATCTGATCCATTACTCATAGGAGTGTATTTTAGGCTAACACCAAAACTTTACCACCTGTCTCTAGCTCTTTACCTGGGGGGATAGGAGACACTGCATTTGGCTGTTCTTCAGTTGAAAAAGAGGAGCTCAGATGCCTCCTTTTTGATCAATTTATCAGTCTAGCCCTCTCTTTGAACAACAGAAAAGTGCTCAGCAGGTTGAGCCAGTCTTGTAGGTGTTGGCAGGGAGTTGGCATGAGTGTGTGGCATCAAACATCAGCCCTTTGACCCAGCCATTATTTGTCACACAAGAAAAATTTCCTCTTGGATACTGATGGCCTTGCAGTGAGGTCGTGCCCCTTGTATGAAGGCATTAGTCTTCCAAGTGGCTCATGTTTAAGTCCAACTGCAACTTtattcctgcatgtcattcccaaCTATCTCATTTTGATTTCTTTCCCTATCTCCAGTTCTatctaaataaagacaaaaacactaaataaattgctaaaataaagaaaatattccgcaatttgcttcttttttttttttttttttttttatttagcctCTTTTGGTAGGTGGAGTTGTGACAGTGTCATCCATAAGTTagaagtttgatttttattcaaacaaaaccGTTTAATGATATTTCCTCCCTCAGTTATCTGGTATATTTTCCCCTTTATGTATTCCACCAGTTTCTCTTTCAAGTTTCAAATGTATGGTAGACTTTTAGGAGTATTTGGAGTAAAGCTGTGAGTAACATTGCCCTATTGTACTAGTGTGTTGATGATAGTAAGCGGAGGTGAAGAACAATCCTGTCATTCACAAAGATTTGAACCCTGAAACTACAGTGCGTCCGATTGCTGATGAGTTGTTTGAAGGAATGTATGAGCAGCCTGCTGGGCCACATACTTGTGACTCACCCCCGTTTGCGACAGACACATCCCAGCTGTAACTGTTGCTCTGCGTCAAACTAACACGACTTTAGAAAGTATTTGTGTGTGCTTGATTGACATTTATTATGGCAGTGTAGCCTTTAATCAGGTGGTTGTGATTGTTGCAGAAATCTTGCAGATTTTTATTGGAgcgttttatgtttttattcagaaGATTCGGTGTTACCCCTTGGCATAGCTCATAAGAATGTAATCTGTACATTTCTACAGGCCTCAGGTTCAGGTTTACCCCCcagaatatttaaaatatttcctcttgcaaggtttaaaatgaacatTCACTCTGAAGTCTTCCCCTCCCAAATTCCTTTGAGTGTGAAACCTTTTGGCACACTTTCTGGATTCTTAACCCTCCCTAATTGAATCATAGATAGTTTTCCTGAAACTACGCTCTGTTAACATGGCAGAGACATGCACCACATGCTTTTGTTTGATGGAAATTAAAGTGTTgatgttaaatgtttaaatctcaCTACTGCTGATATCTGTTTCCGAACAGAGCACCAGTGATCatggcactttttttttccattaataaAAATGGAAACCATCATGATCAGccattttgaaatattatttaagctttaaaagCCTGAAACCCTGAAAACAGATGTTGGCAGCCCTTGCCAGTTTGTAGATACAGCGTTCACCAGTCATGCCTGGCTGAGGACCTTTAATCATCCTTCCTCACTTCACCCCCTTGATTTCTATCAAGTCCAAACATAATAGATGTTTCTGATTTTCAGGCGTCTAATGAGGAAACCAAAGAGCATCTGTACGAGACACTGCTGGCTGAATGCAGAGACACCATCCAGGCTGTGAGAGAGGAACTCAAGAGTGAGGCGGTAAGGTTTAAGAATCGAAGGATGTGATTTCTTATTTATGACTAAGCAGATTGAATCACAGCTTACATAAAGTTAAGAAGTGTGAGATTTAAATATGAATGtggaattattttttcttttaaatttatttatccTTG
Coding sequences within:
- the srp68 gene encoding signal recognition particle subunit SRP68, with translation MAADKQNEAKVPSMDENKENSPDGGLGLEILQIIKESQQQHGLRHGDYQRYRGYCSRRLRRLRKTLGFKMGNRHKFVGKKITVEILSDSRYLLLVLMEAERAWSYAMQLKQEANTEPRKRFHLLARLRKAAKHSEKLEKLCESPRVDAKTKLEAQAYTAYLTGMVEFELQEWKRAMEAFNKCKTIYEKLASAFTEELAVLYRQRVDEISPNIRYCAYNIGDQNAINDLMLMRLTGGGGGMMAEKLEALITQARTKQAATMSEVEWRGRTVPVKIDKARVFLLGLADNEAAIAQASNEETKEHLYETLLAECRDTIQAVREELKSEAKLRERSSDADSGKVSNLQFLHSYLTYIKLCTLVKRNESMAHTLQAKLKEPEADENKRGPRPQDLIRLYDIILQSLAELSTLQGLEDDHTFQKEVSLKTLVYKAYRCFFIAQSYVLVKKWSEALVLYERVLKYAKEVQSKAKSLNNSLKDLPDVQELIAEVSAEKYSLQAAAILDTDETAEVPSQQQVKDNTPLCSRLETFRLDPGLVGKQPNLVQFPPDFQPIPCKPLFFDLALNHVAFPTLDDKVEQKGKGGLTGYIKGIFGFGS